A region from the Oceanidesulfovibrio marinus genome encodes:
- a CDS encoding protein-tyrosine phosphatase family protein, with translation MLRKKDAPAYTLHWVTDQLAVGQAPMSYDQLDAIKEQGVTAILNLCAEFCDLHDIEANHGFDVYYLPIPDEEAPDMPAMEEALAWLDEAIYLGKKVLIHCRHGIGRTGTVLNAYLLRRGLGHKLAGKKLKGLKSQPASFNQWWTLRKYGRRAGKLTVREPSLEYKHLVDLSPFFGDYEALVQRAEDRVLDEEDESVPRCGMGHVRCCTRPIRLSFAEAVYLSHQMNVSLSSEKRQELIARAMETARTEATTTRGLESATDEWCLAESGAVCPLLEEEHCLLFDSRPLQCRTFELPEGAQEELWNNELEPVLGKLSQDIFLAFTGFFPDQSPPRLTLPDVVSGRYVQRFFKYLLEHQSR, from the coding sequence ATGCTCCGCAAGAAAGACGCCCCCGCCTACACCCTGCACTGGGTCACAGACCAGCTCGCCGTGGGCCAGGCTCCCATGTCCTATGATCAGCTGGACGCCATCAAGGAGCAGGGCGTTACCGCAATCCTCAATCTCTGCGCCGAGTTCTGCGACCTGCACGACATCGAGGCCAACCACGGGTTCGACGTCTACTACCTGCCCATACCGGACGAGGAAGCCCCGGACATGCCGGCCATGGAAGAGGCCCTGGCCTGGCTGGACGAGGCCATCTACCTGGGCAAAAAGGTGCTCATCCACTGCCGCCACGGCATCGGCCGCACGGGCACGGTGCTCAACGCCTACCTCTTGCGCCGCGGCCTGGGCCACAAGCTGGCCGGCAAGAAGCTCAAGGGCCTGAAGTCGCAGCCCGCCAGCTTCAACCAGTGGTGGACCCTGCGCAAGTACGGCCGCCGCGCCGGCAAGCTCACGGTGCGGGAGCCCTCCCTGGAGTACAAACACCTCGTGGATCTCTCCCCGTTCTTCGGCGATTACGAGGCCCTGGTGCAACGCGCCGAGGATCGCGTGCTGGACGAAGAGGATGAATCCGTGCCCCGCTGCGGCATGGGCCACGTGCGCTGCTGCACCCGGCCCATCCGGCTCAGCTTTGCCGAGGCCGTGTACCTGAGCCATCAGATGAACGTGTCCCTGTCCAGCGAGAAGCGCCAGGAGCTCATTGCCCGCGCCATGGAGACGGCGCGCACCGAGGCCACCACCACCCGCGGCCTGGAAAGCGCCACGGACGAGTGGTGTCTGGCCGAGTCCGGCGCGGTCTGCCCGCTGCTGGAGGAGGAGCATTGCCTGCTGTTTGACTCCCGACCCTTGCAGTGCCGCACCTTTGAGCTGCCCGAGGGGGCGCAGGAGGAGCTGTGGAATAACGAGCTGGAGCCTGTGCTGGGCAAGCTCTCGCAGGACATCTTCCTGGCCTTCACCGGCTTCTTTCCGGACCAGTCGCCCCCGCGGCTCACCCTGCCCGACGTGGTCTCCGGCCGCTACGTGCAGCGGTTCTTCAAGTATCTGCTGGAGCACCAGAGCCGCTGA
- a CDS encoding PEP/pyruvate-binding domain-containing protein gives MSIGQLFKHWTYQVFAPGSLLRAKYTAFKSLLEHDDMSMQRIADLEGIHYGGRLVDWAMIQRLCDDLSASVERCVQGLMEMSPSRYMGLMEFYRKIDFYVSMGVDLPEPDLAPPHIIPLAKAAGNIKLAGGKAASLAGAAALVPTPPGFVLTIRAYNYFLESAALREPIRAALSHVDLDDPDSVRAASQKLMPLVAKAELPETIATELAQAVPALEQETREAGLVSDDAEVRFAVRSSGLFEDGSRSFAGQFESVLNVAAADVPEACKTVLASRYAESAIAYRVMSGLADEETPMAVLIMPMVEARNAGVVLSRDASRGGARRAGIYVVEGGGESLVNGSRSGLSFQVERDENDALSLAPTTSPPPLMRTGEGLLELARHAVRLERDAEKHAGESAGAEQAPEAREIEWVEDPGGSLWILQSRPHAGLEEVDTRPLEEPEDVDDVPVLADLEVAAPGAGSGPVVHATSMAAADIPEGAVLVSLTLPPQLSTIAHKLSGVVARAGSRASHFASVAREQGLPVFVCADPDPFEALAEGAIVTLSHRRGLGRVHAGRIELLAGEERPALRLAGTPAGDRLAAVIPKISPLNLTDPDSPEFSPEHCRSFHDLVRFVHEKSVAEMFSLVDKGGRSMTRAKRLKTDLPIVLYVLDLENGLFPAAAQKTEITQDDIASEPLWAVWWGLSDQDADWSQGMTHVDWEEFDRVSAGIFPKHAKFLASYAVISAQYMHMMIRFGYHFSVLDTVCGPEDKNNYINFRFQGGGAAYDQRRRRLEFIRRILEHYDFEIEIRGDMLDAHLRRCDAGLIQRRLAMLGYLMAVTRLLDMALVDDASLDSALATFLEKTDR, from the coding sequence ATGTCCATCGGCCAACTCTTCAAGCACTGGACCTACCAGGTCTTTGCGCCCGGCAGCCTGCTGCGCGCCAAGTATACGGCGTTCAAGTCCCTGCTGGAGCACGACGATATGTCCATGCAGCGCATCGCCGACCTGGAGGGCATCCACTACGGCGGCCGCCTGGTGGACTGGGCCATGATCCAACGGCTCTGCGACGACCTCTCCGCCTCCGTGGAGCGCTGCGTGCAAGGCCTCATGGAGATGAGCCCCAGCCGCTACATGGGCCTCATGGAGTTCTACCGCAAGATCGACTTTTACGTGAGCATGGGCGTGGACCTGCCCGAGCCGGACCTGGCCCCGCCCCACATCATCCCCCTGGCCAAGGCGGCCGGAAATATCAAGCTGGCCGGCGGCAAGGCCGCCTCCCTGGCCGGCGCCGCGGCTCTGGTCCCCACGCCGCCGGGCTTTGTGCTCACCATCCGCGCCTACAACTACTTTCTGGAGTCCGCCGCCCTGCGCGAGCCCATCCGCGCGGCCCTTTCCCATGTGGATCTCGACGATCCGGATTCGGTGCGCGCCGCCTCGCAGAAGCTCATGCCACTGGTGGCCAAGGCCGAGCTGCCCGAGACCATCGCGACCGAGCTGGCCCAGGCCGTCCCGGCCCTGGAGCAGGAGACCCGCGAAGCCGGCCTGGTCTCCGATGATGCCGAAGTCCGGTTCGCCGTGCGCTCCTCCGGCCTGTTCGAGGACGGCAGCCGCTCCTTTGCCGGGCAGTTCGAGTCCGTGCTCAACGTGGCCGCTGCCGATGTGCCCGAGGCGTGCAAGACAGTCCTCGCCTCGCGCTACGCCGAGTCTGCCATCGCCTACCGCGTCATGTCCGGCCTGGCCGACGAGGAGACGCCCATGGCCGTCCTGATCATGCCCATGGTGGAGGCGCGCAACGCCGGCGTGGTGCTCAGCCGCGACGCATCCCGCGGCGGCGCCCGGCGCGCCGGCATCTACGTGGTGGAAGGCGGCGGCGAAAGCCTGGTCAACGGCTCTCGCAGCGGCCTCTCCTTCCAGGTGGAACGCGACGAGAACGACGCCCTGTCCCTGGCGCCCACCACATCCCCGCCGCCCCTGATGCGTACGGGCGAAGGGCTGCTGGAGCTGGCCCGCCACGCCGTGCGGCTGGAACGCGACGCAGAGAAGCACGCCGGAGAAAGCGCCGGTGCGGAGCAGGCTCCGGAAGCGCGGGAAATCGAGTGGGTGGAGGACCCGGGCGGCTCTTTGTGGATCTTGCAGTCCCGTCCCCACGCCGGCCTGGAAGAGGTGGACACCCGCCCCCTGGAGGAGCCCGAGGACGTGGACGACGTGCCCGTGCTGGCGGACCTGGAGGTTGCCGCGCCCGGAGCCGGCAGTGGCCCCGTGGTCCATGCCACGAGCATGGCCGCGGCCGACATCCCCGAAGGCGCCGTGCTCGTCAGCCTGACCCTGCCCCCGCAGCTCTCCACCATCGCGCACAAGCTCTCCGGCGTGGTCGCCCGAGCCGGCAGCCGCGCCAGCCACTTCGCCTCCGTGGCGCGGGAGCAGGGCCTGCCCGTGTTTGTCTGCGCAGACCCCGACCCCTTCGAGGCCCTGGCCGAGGGCGCAATCGTCACCCTTTCCCACCGCCGCGGCCTGGGCAGGGTGCACGCCGGCCGCATCGAGCTTCTTGCCGGCGAAGAGCGACCCGCCCTGCGCCTGGCCGGAACCCCTGCAGGCGACAGGCTGGCCGCCGTCATCCCCAAGATTTCGCCCCTCAACCTGACCGATCCGGACTCCCCGGAGTTCAGTCCGGAGCACTGCCGCTCCTTCCACGACCTCGTCCGCTTCGTGCACGAGAAATCCGTGGCTGAGATGTTCTCCCTGGTGGACAAGGGCGGCCGCTCCATGACCCGCGCCAAGCGGCTGAAGACCGACCTGCCCATCGTGCTCTACGTGCTCGACCTGGAGAACGGCCTGTTCCCTGCCGCGGCGCAGAAGACCGAGATAACCCAGGACGACATCGCCAGCGAGCCGCTGTGGGCCGTGTGGTGGGGGCTCTCCGACCAGGACGCCGACTGGTCCCAGGGCATGACCCACGTGGACTGGGAGGAGTTCGACCGCGTGAGCGCCGGCATCTTCCCCAAGCACGCCAAGTTCCTGGCCAGCTACGCCGTCATCTCCGCGCAGTACATGCACATGATGATCCGCTTCGGCTACCACTTCTCCGTGCTGGATACAGTCTGCGGTCCGGAGGACAAGAACAACTACATCAACTTCCGCTTCCAGGGGGGCGGCGCAGCCTATGACCAGCGCCGGCGCAGGCTGGAGTTCATCCGCCGCATCCTGGAGCACTACGACTTCGAAATCGAGATCCGCGGCGACATGCTGGACGCGCACCTGAGGCGCTGCGACGCGGGCCTGATCCAGCGGCGGCTCGCCATGCTCGGCTATCTCATGGCTGTTACCCGGCTGCTGGACATGGCCCTGGTGGATGACGCCAGCCTCGATTCCGCCCTTGCCACGTTCCTCGAAAAAACGGACCGCTGA
- a CDS encoding response regulator, whose protein sequence is MARIIVLDDVSDQGTLVKRILERKGHEVTAFTEEEEAINAAAKTAPDLAILDIKLKKMTGVEVLEEIKKVAPSVKVIMLTGYPTLETARESVRLGASDYCVKPIDKDELESKVEEVLAM, encoded by the coding sequence ATGGCACGCATCATCGTACTGGACGATGTGAGCGACCAGGGCACCCTGGTCAAACGCATTCTGGAGCGCAAGGGGCACGAGGTGACCGCCTTCACCGAAGAGGAGGAGGCCATCAACGCCGCGGCCAAGACCGCGCCGGACCTCGCCATCCTGGACATCAAGCTGAAAAAGATGACAGGAGTGGAGGTGTTGGAGGAGATCAAGAAGGTCGCCCCCAGCGTCAAGGTCATCATGCTGACCGGCTACCCCACCCTGGAGACGGCCCGGGAGTCCGTGCGGCTCGGCGCATCGGACTACTGCGTCAAACCCATCGACAAGGACGAGCTCGAAAGCAAGGTCGAGGAAGTGCTCGCGATGTAG
- a CDS encoding PAS domain-containing protein produces MPDFKAPSRRIGFRPFAGVLRAVERMKFRTKIALGISGIVIAMAIIFAVTLGEMASRAVLSEGRKRGRTVAENLAMRAAEPLIADDLLRLKNLVDELKKVSPDIVYAFIMDESGNVLAHTFQNGFPVELTEANPISDDNFSLVIVDTSAGYIYDFAAPVRLAGSNLGTVRLGLSREQLLEPVSRLNVAVLAISSVSLLIALIAGLAFAHRVTRRINLLKKHAESVVMGNLDVQSAPLPTRHCWECMNCNLTTCPAYGDPLRRCWYMAGHLDDNVPDSCVESCRDCVIYRQNAGDEIQNLAEAFDVMSVTLNTHIKELREAEANLRRQQELLRTIMTVTPDFIALFDNNLRYMSANKAFTDFVHMPEEEIIGKTDEDLFAPENARRRAIEARAALETDQVRKAEISDTSNGGERWFHVVWTPVRDSEGRTVGLLRTSRDMTEVREYQEQLLHSQKMESLGKLAGGVAHEINTPLGVILGYAQLLQDDVDHDSQIYKDLRTIEKQAKVCRQIVSDLLGFSRRAESTKREMCLNNSVMEVVTLVSHTFYLDHVEIITDMDDRMPIIFGDPEKLKQVWINLLNNARDAMHETGGAIIVKTRLYTPLQKVTIWVADTGPGIPPDAMPKIFDPFFSTKAVGEGTGLGLSVSFGIIEDHDGSIEATSPLPNSFFESLTPQTQQKLPPPNDRGPGTVFVVDLPLDHEESIDTPVSSSICKQEQQELDTEPADTPAA; encoded by the coding sequence ATGCCTGACTTCAAAGCCCCTTCGAGACGCATAGGCTTCCGCCCCTTCGCCGGGGTGCTGCGCGCCGTGGAGCGCATGAAGTTCCGCACCAAGATCGCCCTGGGCATCTCGGGCATCGTTATAGCCATGGCCATCATCTTCGCCGTCACCCTGGGCGAGATGGCCTCCCGCGCCGTGCTCTCCGAGGGCAGGAAGCGCGGCCGCACCGTGGCCGAGAACCTGGCCATGCGCGCCGCCGAGCCGCTCATCGCCGACGACCTGCTGCGGCTCAAGAACCTCGTGGACGAGCTCAAGAAGGTCTCGCCGGACATCGTCTACGCCTTCATCATGGACGAGAGCGGCAATGTTCTGGCCCACACTTTCCAGAACGGCTTCCCGGTGGAGCTGACCGAAGCCAACCCCATCTCCGACGACAACTTCTCCCTGGTCATCGTGGATACGAGCGCCGGATACATCTACGACTTCGCCGCGCCTGTCCGCCTGGCCGGCTCCAACCTCGGCACCGTGCGCCTGGGCCTCTCCCGCGAGCAGCTTCTGGAGCCCGTGTCCCGGCTCAACGTGGCGGTGCTGGCCATCTCCTCGGTTTCGCTGCTCATCGCGCTCATTGCCGGGCTGGCCTTCGCCCACCGCGTCACCCGGCGCATCAACCTGCTCAAGAAGCACGCCGAGAGCGTGGTCATGGGCAACCTGGACGTGCAGTCCGCGCCGCTGCCCACCCGGCACTGCTGGGAGTGCATGAACTGCAACCTCACCACCTGCCCGGCGTATGGCGACCCCCTGCGGCGGTGCTGGTACATGGCCGGCCACCTGGACGACAACGTGCCCGACTCCTGCGTGGAGTCCTGCCGCGACTGCGTCATCTACCGCCAGAACGCCGGCGACGAGATTCAGAACCTGGCCGAGGCCTTTGACGTCATGTCCGTGACCCTGAACACGCACATCAAGGAATTGCGCGAGGCCGAGGCCAACCTGCGGCGCCAGCAGGAGCTGCTGCGCACCATCATGACCGTCACGCCGGACTTCATCGCCCTGTTCGACAACAACCTCCGCTACATGTCCGCGAACAAGGCCTTTACCGACTTCGTCCACATGCCGGAGGAGGAGATCATCGGTAAAACCGACGAGGACCTCTTTGCTCCGGAGAACGCCAGGCGCAGAGCCATCGAAGCCCGCGCCGCCCTGGAAACCGACCAGGTGCGCAAGGCCGAAATATCCGACACGAGCAACGGCGGCGAGCGCTGGTTCCACGTGGTCTGGACGCCTGTGCGCGACTCCGAGGGCCGCACCGTGGGTCTCTTGCGCACCAGCCGCGACATGACCGAGGTGCGCGAGTACCAGGAGCAGCTCCTCCACTCCCAGAAGATGGAGTCCCTGGGCAAGCTCGCCGGCGGCGTGGCCCACGAGATCAACACGCCCCTCGGCGTCATCCTCGGCTATGCCCAGCTTCTGCAGGACGATGTGGACCACGACTCGCAGATATACAAGGATCTCAGGACGATCGAAAAGCAAGCCAAGGTCTGCCGGCAGATCGTCAGCGACCTCCTGGGCTTTTCCCGCCGCGCGGAAAGCACCAAGCGCGAGATGTGCCTCAACAACTCGGTCATGGAGGTCGTCACCCTGGTCTCCCACACGTTCTACCTCGATCATGTGGAGATCATCACGGACATGGACGACCGCATGCCCATCATTTTCGGCGACCCGGAAAAGCTCAAGCAGGTCTGGATAAACCTCCTGAACAACGCCCGCGACGCAATGCACGAGACAGGCGGCGCCATCATCGTCAAGACGCGGCTCTATACCCCGCTGCAAAAGGTCACCATCTGGGTGGCGGACACCGGCCCCGGCATACCACCGGACGCCATGCCCAAAATTTTCGACCCGTTCTTCTCCACCAAGGCCGTGGGCGAAGGCACGGGCCTCGGGCTTTCGGTCTCTTTCGGCATCATCGAGGACCACGACGGCTCCATAGAAGCCACAAGCCCGCTGCCGAACTCGTTTTTCGAAAGTCTCACTCCGCAGACGCAACAGAAGCTGCCGCCGCCGAATGATCGCGGTCCGGGCACGGTGTTCGTAGTGGACCTGCCCCTGGACCACGAGGAATCCATCGACACGCCCGTATCCAGCTCCATCTGCAAGCAGGAACAGCAGGAGTTGGATACCGAACCCGCGGACACGCCCGCGGCGTAA
- a CDS encoding phosphate/phosphite/phosphonate ABC transporter substrate-binding protein — MTKTRFFHTAAARLFLCLLLICAALAGCDDLPGEMSDTPIKKVDLSKRAEIIIPSPAGAITYAYLPQYSHTTSYSRHRLLIEYLSRETGLELRQVFPDTFDEHVKMVARGEIDISFSNPMVYVRLANLGAHAFARVVEASGSPSFRGQIITRADSGIRTLQDCVGKHWFAVDPNSAGGYLFVLGHFMMHGIEPRDFASIDFAPGPGGKQEKVAMAVYAGTYDFGSIREGTLDVVADKIDISRLRIVDQTRSYPGWVYAARRGLNPEVVQKIADAMFALDKAKAQDALILEAAEIEDIIPAEDADYQPVRELMARLGMLGQNATD; from the coding sequence ATGACGAAAACACGATTTTTCCATACTGCAGCCGCGCGGCTGTTCCTGTGCCTGCTTCTGATCTGCGCCGCCCTGGCCGGCTGCGACGACCTACCCGGCGAGATGTCCGACACCCCGATCAAAAAGGTGGACCTCTCCAAGCGCGCTGAGATCATCATCCCTTCCCCTGCCGGGGCTATCACCTACGCCTACCTGCCGCAGTACTCGCACACCACGTCCTACTCCCGCCACCGGCTGCTCATCGAGTACCTCAGCCGGGAGACCGGCCTGGAGCTGCGCCAGGTCTTTCCAGACACTTTCGACGAGCACGTGAAGATGGTCGCCCGCGGCGAGATCGACATCTCCTTCTCCAACCCCATGGTCTACGTCCGCCTGGCCAACCTGGGGGCCCACGCCTTTGCCCGCGTGGTGGAGGCGTCCGGCAGCCCGTCCTTCCGCGGCCAGATCATCACCCGCGCCGACAGCGGCATCCGCACGCTCCAGGACTGCGTGGGCAAGCACTGGTTCGCCGTGGACCCCAACTCCGCCGGCGGCTACCTCTTCGTCCTCGGCCACTTCATGATGCACGGCATCGAGCCCAGGGACTTCGCCTCCATCGACTTCGCCCCCGGCCCGGGCGGCAAGCAGGAGAAGGTGGCCATGGCCGTGTACGCCGGCACGTACGACTTCGGCTCCATCCGCGAGGGCACCCTGGACGTGGTGGCGGACAAGATAGACATCTCCCGCCTGCGCATCGTGGACCAGACGCGCTCCTACCCCGGATGGGTCTACGCCGCACGCAGGGGGCTGAACCCGGAGGTCGTCCAGAAAATCGCCGACGCCATGTTCGCCCTCGACAAGGCCAAGGCCCAGGACGCGCTCATTCTGGAGGCGGCGGAGATAGAGGACATCATCCCGGCAGAGGATGCGGACTACCAACCGGTGCGGGAGCTCATGGCCCGCCTGGGCATGCTCGGCCAAAACGCCACGGACTGA
- a CDS encoding PH domain-containing protein, whose amino-acid sequence MTDESNLELYAVPMSRLWQVLYLLGVAATAGAVAWSFKVGFTWSAICLLVVGIPLGALYWYMIFYAPSRIYLGMGETSLTVAAAPFAVRVVPYAEIERVFEIDLKNPAPENESLKPGKSKRGLKVGSYRAGIFKIASGKEALFAVSRKNAIGLRTSEGFIFVSPSRMQHFREMLAAYGVS is encoded by the coding sequence ATGACAGACGAATCGAATCTCGAGTTATATGCAGTGCCCATGTCGCGCCTGTGGCAGGTGCTTTATCTACTGGGCGTTGCCGCAACAGCCGGGGCCGTGGCCTGGAGCTTCAAGGTGGGCTTCACCTGGTCGGCCATCTGCCTGCTCGTGGTGGGCATCCCCCTGGGCGCGTTGTACTGGTACATGATCTTTTATGCGCCGTCGCGCATCTACCTGGGCATGGGCGAGACCAGCCTGACCGTGGCGGCGGCGCCCTTTGCCGTCCGCGTGGTGCCCTATGCCGAAATCGAGCGCGTCTTCGAGATCGACCTGAAGAACCCGGCGCCGGAGAACGAATCCCTCAAGCCGGGCAAGTCCAAACGCGGCCTCAAGGTGGGCAGCTATCGCGCCGGCATCTTCAAGATCGCTAGCGGCAAGGAAGCGCTCTTTGCCGTGTCCAGAAAGAACGCCATCGGCTTGCGCACCTCCGAAGGCTTCATCTTCGTCAGTCCGTCGCGGATGCAGCACTTCCGCGAGATGCTCGCCGCCTACGGCGTTTCCTGA
- a CDS encoding sulfite exporter TauE/SafE family protein, whose protein sequence is MRKLTIGLCLGLLGLAVLAQPAFADRLADAIASSNVQGEPGYLGIPGAPTLNIYVGLIWAIWVGWIFSTVGAFGGIMAGVGHITIYGLGDYAKGLGKNDLNKVVTDSIRVSNQWLVGCSAALSSFNYYRMGRLVAPLGVSLAVGSVAGSWLVPIITAGKINLSSYLGYFGLFVLFLGCYLFYETTPAGQNKKKKAKEAAKAFQDSVKSHSDTTAQGVKLQSFTLTKCIFTFFGVEFSFNPIVPLIGGFIIASLASFLGVGGGFLLVPFLTSVAGLPMYLVAGTSALAVFIGMLNSIVSYMVAKSTPVAWGLIGAELIGIVIGSLIGPRTSKYIPDVWLKRLFVVLALYVGIRYTSKGFLGYSLVPPF, encoded by the coding sequence GTGCGCAAACTCACCATTGGTCTCTGTCTCGGTCTTCTCGGCCTGGCAGTGTTGGCGCAGCCGGCATTTGCCGACCGTCTCGCCGACGCCATCGCATCGAGCAACGTACAGGGCGAGCCCGGCTACCTGGGCATCCCCGGCGCGCCCACGCTCAACATCTACGTCGGTCTCATCTGGGCTATCTGGGTGGGCTGGATCTTCTCCACCGTCGGCGCATTCGGCGGCATCATGGCCGGCGTGGGCCACATCACCATCTACGGCCTGGGCGACTACGCCAAGGGCCTGGGCAAGAACGACCTGAACAAGGTCGTCACCGACTCCATCCGCGTGTCCAACCAGTGGCTCGTGGGCTGCTCGGCCGCCCTGTCGTCCTTCAACTACTACCGCATGGGCCGCCTCGTGGCGCCGCTGGGCGTCTCCCTGGCCGTCGGCTCCGTAGCCGGTTCCTGGCTGGTGCCGATCATCACCGCGGGCAAGATCAACCTCTCGTCCTACCTGGGTTACTTCGGCCTCTTCGTTCTGTTCCTGGGCTGCTACCTCTTCTATGAGACCACCCCGGCCGGCCAGAACAAGAAGAAGAAAGCCAAGGAAGCCGCCAAGGCTTTCCAGGATTCCGTGAAGTCCCACTCCGACACCACGGCCCAGGGCGTGAAGCTGCAGTCCTTCACCCTGACCAAGTGCATCTTCACCTTCTTCGGCGTGGAGTTCTCCTTCAACCCCATCGTGCCGCTCATCGGCGGCTTCATCATCGCCTCCCTGGCCTCCTTCCTGGGCGTCGGCGGCGGCTTCCTGCTCGTGCCCTTCCTCACCTCCGTTGCGGGCCTGCCCATGTACCTCGTGGCCGGCACCTCCGCACTGGCGGTGTTCATCGGCATGCTCAACTCCATCGTTTCCTACATGGTGGCCAAGAGCACTCCGGTGGCCTGGGGCCTGATCGGCGCCGAGCTCATCGGCATCGTCATCGGTTCGCTCATCGGACCGCGGACCTCCAAGTACATCCCGGACGTCTGGCTCAAGCGCCTCTTCGTCGTCCTGGCCCTGTACGTGGGTATCCGCTACACGTCCAAGGGCTTCCTGGGCTACAGCCTGGTGCCGCCCTTCTAA
- a CDS encoding alpha/beta hydrolase family protein codes for MSEADADITTAPQHGASEQHASRKLIPFSGARPRHHLDIAYLSLKRTGVAASLVLHSLLIVFALVNLHWAMPSTELEPLVVSVTLEDMPEEEARRSPEEVEPPEEAAPPEGMVVQAPAKDNAKLISANKSDEAVIHPHDMFFGGVLKQGNEIRWSLRALAAEAYTLDDYLGNYKIRGEDRIIRIIDGRKKYGKLLFLDEQTGELRQLTQFGDKIFTYGPTFEAEEPVVGSITFLPIKHHAESGDTEIPSRILWLPPDPPSKYGEKIRFDEREVQVAAGLRGFLTAPPGKGPYPAVVWAADAGCRSHFSYRVVARELALNGMAMLSLTAPECPDPPDDLRPVVTAEHIRQGLAFLRNLPGVDARQVGVWARNAGLGPALDTFEQPGGPTFLITIQEKVDEDALSTAQIHAPRDVRSLWFLVGDNTWSTAMTKRLSGRDVEVRAITPPRTYDTRSDPDADIDRLKLIGPVYAADVLKWQGIEHPAGQGDS; via the coding sequence ATGTCCGAGGCCGATGCGGACATCACCACGGCGCCGCAGCACGGCGCTTCCGAGCAGCACGCATCGCGGAAACTCATACCGTTTTCCGGCGCCCGGCCACGCCACCATCTTGATATCGCCTACCTCTCGCTCAAGCGCACGGGCGTTGCCGCGTCCCTTGTCCTGCACTCCCTGCTCATCGTTTTCGCCCTTGTGAACCTCCACTGGGCCATGCCCTCCACGGAGCTGGAGCCCCTGGTCGTCAGCGTGACCCTGGAGGACATGCCTGAGGAGGAGGCCAGGCGGTCCCCGGAAGAGGTTGAGCCGCCCGAGGAGGCGGCGCCGCCGGAAGGTATGGTGGTGCAGGCCCCGGCAAAGGACAACGCCAAGCTCATCAGCGCCAACAAGTCCGACGAGGCCGTCATCCATCCGCACGACATGTTCTTCGGCGGCGTGCTCAAGCAGGGGAACGAGATACGCTGGTCATTGCGGGCGCTGGCCGCCGAGGCCTACACCCTGGACGACTACCTGGGGAACTACAAGATCCGCGGTGAGGACCGCATTATCCGGATCATCGATGGCCGCAAGAAGTACGGCAAGCTGCTCTTCCTGGACGAGCAGACCGGCGAGCTGCGCCAGCTAACCCAGTTCGGCGACAAGATTTTCACCTACGGCCCCACCTTCGAGGCCGAGGAGCCAGTGGTCGGGTCCATCACCTTCCTGCCGATCAAGCATCACGCCGAAAGCGGCGACACCGAGATTCCCAGCCGCATCCTCTGGCTGCCGCCCGATCCGCCCAGCAAGTACGGCGAGAAGATCCGCTTCGACGAACGCGAGGTGCAGGTGGCGGCCGGTCTGCGCGGCTTCCTCACGGCCCCGCCGGGCAAGGGCCCCTATCCGGCCGTGGTCTGGGCCGCGGACGCCGGCTGCCGCTCCCACTTCTCCTACCGTGTTGTGGCTCGCGAGCTGGCCCTCAACGGCATGGCGATGCTCAGCCTGACCGCCCCTGAGTGCCCCGATCCCCCGGACGACCTGCGGCCTGTGGTCACGGCCGAGCACATCCGCCAGGGCCTCGCTTTCCTGCGCAACCTGCCGGGCGTGGACGCCAGGCAGGTGGGCGTGTGGGCGCGCAACGCCGGCCTCGGCCCAGCCCTGGACACCTTCGAGCAGCCCGGAGGCCCCACCTTCCTCATCACCATACAGGAAAAGGTGGACGAAGACGCCCTGAGCACGGCGCAGATACACGCGCCACGGGACGTTCGCAGCCTGTGGTTCCTTGTGGGCGACAACACGTGGTCCACGGCCATGACCAAACGGTTGTCCGGCAGGGATGTGGAAGTGCGCGCCATAACGCCGCCGCGTACCTACGACACCCGCTCCGACCCGGATGCGGACATCGACCGTCTGAAGCTCATCGGTCCTGTCTACGCCGCCGATGTCTTAAAGTGGCAGGGGATAGAACATCCCGCCGGTCAAGGTGATTCCTGA